A genomic window from Sphingobacterium spiritivorum includes:
- a CDS encoding GNAT family N-acetyltransferase: MEYKHIIDSKDLIIRQEEEPDMAEVFHVNVVAFDQEDEAKLVDALRLSNAYVPNLSLVAVYNAEVIGHVMFTRITIENEGHAVESLALAPVAVLPEFQNMKIGQRLIDAGLSVARQTGFRSVIVLGHPAYYARFGFAPAINWNIKPPFDVPSENFMALELVKGALEQVYGVVRYSEPFGIV, from the coding sequence ATGGAATACAAGCATATAATAGATAGTAAGGATCTCATTATCCGGCAAGAAGAGGAACCGGATATGGCTGAAGTCTTTCACGTGAATGTTGTAGCATTTGATCAGGAAGATGAAGCAAAACTAGTGGATGCATTGCGATTGAGTAATGCCTATGTACCGAACTTGTCTTTGGTTGCCGTTTATAATGCAGAGGTCATTGGTCATGTAATGTTTACAAGAATTACTATTGAAAATGAAGGACATGCTGTCGAGAGTCTGGCATTAGCTCCTGTTGCGGTATTACCTGAATTTCAGAATATGAAAATCGGACAACGGCTAATTGATGCGGGTCTGTCTGTAGCCAGACAAACAGGCTTCAGGTCCGTTATTGTATTGGGTCACCCTGCCTATTATGCACGATTTGGTTTTGCACCCGCAATCAACTGGAATATTAAACCTCCCTTTGATGTTCCTTCAGAAAATTTTATGGCCCTAGAATTAGTGAAAGGAGCTTTAGAGCAGGTATATGGCGTTGTCAGGTATTCTGAACCGTTTGGGATAGTCTGA
- a CDS encoding DUF4269 domain-containing protein produces the protein MDFTTIHYLRYGNVVQQEIYQLLQKHRIFDLLAVYHPILAGTYPIAINIDSSDLDIICEVQDFESFQELLKKEFANREDFCVRHKIIYDEPSVICSFKLDRFEFELFGQNIPTTRQYAYRHMLIEYNLLKTHGDLFREKIIQLKKQGIKTEPAFAQLLGLEGDPYLALLDIEKL, from the coding sequence TTGGACTTTACTACTATCCATTATCTCCGATACGGAAATGTTGTGCAGCAGGAAATTTATCAACTGCTGCAAAAACACAGAATATTTGATCTGTTGGCGGTATACCATCCTATTCTGGCAGGAACTTATCCGATTGCCATCAACATTGACTCCAGCGACCTGGATATTATTTGTGAGGTGCAGGATTTCGAAAGTTTTCAGGAATTACTAAAAAAAGAATTTGCAAACAGAGAAGATTTCTGCGTCCGGCACAAAATTATTTATGACGAGCCTTCTGTGATTTGTAGTTTTAAGCTGGACAGATTTGAGTTTGAACTTTTTGGTCAAAATATCCCCACCACCAGACAATATGCTTACAGGCATATGCTCATTGAATATAACTTGCTGAAGACACATGGTGATCTATTCAGAGAAAAAATTATTCAGCTGAAAAAGCAGGGCATTAAAACCGAACCTGCTTTTGCCCAGTTGCTCGGATTGGAAGGAGATCCTTATTTAGCGCTGTTGGATATAGAGAAACTCTGA
- a CDS encoding AraC family transcriptional regulator, giving the protein MDISLSNQLLDSIRKQCYVWFDNNWVHAHAVHGHRLAQFVYVEKGFQYLEAEGKIHLLPQNHAAWIPPNMLHKTSTDASHVQLRTIFYRMQDIPEFYNELRIFQVPPVLKEMIRYAEKWNRIADYSIEEDTFLKAIVLELPNFWKHSLSLHIPAPMDERLIKVCAYIHSHLADNRPVAEIAEQNYLSLRSLQRIFKSETGITMAKYIQMVRVIKSVELLGTGRYTVSQVAHLVGYKSVQAFSDSFYTIIKDRPHTFLI; this is encoded by the coding sequence GTGGATATTTCATTAAGTAATCAATTGCTGGATTCCATACGTAAGCAATGCTATGTGTGGTTTGACAATAACTGGGTGCATGCACATGCTGTACATGGTCATCGTCTGGCTCAGTTTGTCTACGTGGAGAAAGGGTTTCAATATCTGGAAGCAGAAGGGAAGATTCATTTGCTGCCTCAGAATCACGCTGCATGGATTCCGCCAAATATGTTACACAAGACATCTACAGATGCTTCTCATGTACAGTTACGTACTATTTTTTACCGGATGCAGGATATCCCTGAGTTTTATAATGAGTTACGTATCTTTCAGGTTCCACCTGTATTGAAGGAGATGATCCGTTATGCAGAAAAATGGAACAGGATTGCAGACTACAGTATTGAAGAAGACACATTTTTGAAAGCGATAGTATTGGAACTGCCAAATTTTTGGAAGCATTCGCTGTCCCTGCACATTCCTGCCCCGATGGATGAGCGTCTTATTAAAGTCTGTGCTTATATTCACAGCCATCTTGCTGATAACCGGCCTGTGGCAGAAATAGCGGAGCAAAACTACCTTTCTCTCCGTTCTCTGCAGCGCATATTCAAATCCGAAACAGGCATTACAATGGCAAAATATATTCAGATGGTACGGGTTATTAAAAGTGTGGAATTATTAGGCACAGGAAGGTATACCGTGTCTCAGGTGGCGCATCTGGTAGGATATAAAAGTGTTCAGGCTTTCAGTGACAGTTTTTATACAATTATTAAGGACAGGCCACATACTTTTTTGATTTAA
- a CDS encoding CynX/NimT family MFS transporter, translating to MQSELITTSKKMPRIRIEIRNPYLRIFSFLGVIFVASNLRSPLSAVGPVMNEIINVLHLSNIEAGLLTAVPLAVFAGLSSAIGQFAIKYKMEKLILISLLVLIVGLWARISGNNLWLFTGSALVGIGICVSNVLMPAFIKKNFPKKVGVMTGIYSVAMNLSAALAAGLSISIGRWTQSGWQGSLGIWIIPAAVTFMIWLPQLFNSRTPAGSATATSSPHPSIPIFKSRQAWNISIFMGLQSLMYYSLAAWLPAVLIDFGMDSNTAGWALFYFQLAMLPVTFLGPVIASKMKQQSILIWILSFSMLAGLILIIVFRLQFIYPAVILFGLANGLSFSLSMLFFSLRTEHANTAIKISGMSQSVGYMIAAFGPPLFGKLYDITGIWNTSFYFLTATVLLMLIFGLPAAKDRSIESDFKNKS from the coding sequence ATGCAATCAGAATTAATCACAACCTCTAAAAAAATGCCTCGTATACGCATTGAAATCAGAAATCCATACCTGCGGATCTTCTCTTTCTTAGGAGTCATATTTGTGGCATCCAATCTACGTTCTCCTCTCTCAGCAGTAGGCCCTGTCATGAATGAAATTATTAACGTTCTTCACTTGTCAAATATCGAAGCCGGATTATTAACAGCAGTTCCTTTGGCTGTATTTGCCGGACTATCCAGCGCCATAGGTCAATTTGCGATAAAATATAAGATGGAAAAACTTATTCTCATCAGTCTACTTGTATTGATCGTCGGGTTGTGGGCAAGAATATCTGGAAATAATCTTTGGTTATTTACGGGGTCAGCTCTTGTAGGTATAGGTATATGTGTCTCCAATGTATTAATGCCGGCTTTTATTAAGAAAAATTTTCCGAAGAAGGTTGGTGTAATGACTGGCATATACTCCGTAGCCATGAATCTTTCTGCAGCTCTCGCTGCCGGTCTGAGTATTAGTATCGGTCGCTGGACACAATCCGGATGGCAGGGATCATTGGGTATATGGATTATACCTGCTGCTGTCACCTTTATGATCTGGCTGCCGCAGCTTTTCAATAGCCGTACACCTGCCGGATCAGCCACTGCCACATCTTCTCCACATCCTAGCATTCCTATTTTCAAATCCAGGCAAGCCTGGAATATCAGCATATTCATGGGATTACAATCGCTGATGTACTATTCTTTAGCCGCCTGGCTGCCGGCTGTCCTGATAGATTTTGGAATGGACAGCAATACTGCAGGCTGGGCATTGTTTTACTTTCAGTTAGCGATGCTTCCGGTAACATTTCTGGGGCCGGTCATAGCCAGCAAGATGAAACAGCAAAGTATACTCATCTGGATTTTGAGCTTTTCCATGTTAGCAGGACTTATACTTATCATCGTTTTCCGTTTACAATTTATCTATCCGGCAGTCATACTTTTCGGATTAGCAAACGGATTATCATTTAGCTTGTCTATGTTATTTTTTTCTCTGCGTACGGAACACGCCAATACTGCTATCAAGATCTCCGGCATGTCTCAGTCAGTAGGTTATATGATTGCGGCATTCGGGCCTCCTCTATTTGGCAAACTTTATGATATCACCGGTATATGGAATACTTCTTTCTATTTTTTGACAGCTACAGTCCTGCTGATGCTGATCTTTGGACTGCCTGCAGCTAAGGACCGGAGCATTGAGTCTGATTTTAAAAACAAAAGCTGA
- a CDS encoding efflux RND transporter permease subunit, with protein sequence MFDIFIKRPILSLVISVFITLLGLLSLFTLPVTQFPDIVPPSVVVTANYTGANAEVSTNAVAIPLEKAINGVAGMTSMSTVSTNNGNTLIQIFFKVGTDPDIAAVNVQNRVTTVLDELPEEVIKAGVTTEKEVNSMLMYLNIFSEDKNADERFIYNFTDINILKELKRIEGVGFAQIMGMRDYAMRIWLKPDRLAAYNISTDEVIQSLRSQNIEAAPGQTGIGSDKVVNMQQYVLRYTGKFTEASEYENIPIRANADGSVLRIKDIATLEFGSLDYEMVSKTDGRPSASIMMKQLPGSNAQDVINNVKKRMAELKESSFPPGMTYTMGYDVSRFLDASISSVITTLIEAFLLVFLVVFIFLQDFRSTLIPALAVPVCLIGALFFMQMLGFSINLLTLFALVLAIGIVVDNAIVVVEAVYAKMEDDETLTPREATFAAMKEVGSAIIAITLVMSAVFIPVAFLSGPVGIFYRQFSLTLASAIVISGINALTLTPALCALMLKSPHGKEKKNNLLNRFFNGFNKWYNNTSGKYAVIVRTIASRRVITTGLLIISFVATWGMNSILPGGFIPTEDQGMIYVNVTTPPGATVDRTEAVMNEIDRVSRELKPVETVSTLSGYSLVNEVSGSSYGMGMINLTSWSDREQNVWQIIEELKTKTKHIKDAEIEFFPPPTVPGFGNSSGFELRVLDRSGKDDLTAFSKVLETFMEDLKNTPEVGNVFTSFETNFPQYMLHIDYDLAAKKGISVENSMNTLQTLMGSFYATNFIRYGQMYKVMVQADAMYRQKPEDVLKLFVKNDKGEMVPFSAFMRMQRVYGPEQITRYNMFASAMLNGDPADGYSSGQVISAIERVAKEKLPAGYTFEWSGMTKEQKASGNQAVYIFGICLLFVYLLLCAQYESFLLPLPVLFSLPAGIFGAFLFLKVFGLENNIYAQVALVMLIGLLGKNAILIIEYAVIKHKQGLSVIEAAIEAAVMRLRPILMTSFAFAAGLVPLAMASGAGALGNRSIGLAALGGMLIGTIFGVLIIPGLYVLFNTDGKKDRKKTSRKIVEPVAGIILILVLFSACKVRSDVRESYIPSKIPVADTAAIDSAFIHNLHWNTFFKDENLRQLIDTALVRSPDLGEALERIEFSKTKLRLRKGEQLPQVDAAIEGSLSRFGDYTIDGTGIFDQNLSDNISGKKVIPNPVPDYFIGIRSVWELDIWGKLRNLKNAALHEYLASYEGRKLVQSELVTSIATRYYDLVALDAEQIAIQENIKLQSKSLEIMEVMKKAGTANSLSVSQFQAALLQAKAREKKGLQQIREIENEINYLIGRFNGEITRTPLTAHDSPVFSNIKPEHADQLLASRPDIRQAGLQLIAAGLETDAAKANLYPSLVLAPQLGLNSFRIEKLLSSSSLAYSLIGGLSGPILNRTTLNATYDQYKANYGIQFYQYEKTVLKAWQELYSQLEVQDYARERQDMLSKQVDVLNEAAQVSNDLFIAGRATYLDILSAQKSALEASIDKIESRKENILIQLNIYKALGGGW encoded by the coding sequence ATGTTTGATATATTCATTAAGCGACCGATATTATCTCTGGTCATATCGGTATTCATTACCTTATTGGGATTATTATCCCTTTTTACCTTACCCGTTACCCAGTTTCCGGATATCGTCCCACCTTCTGTTGTGGTCACGGCTAATTATACCGGAGCCAATGCAGAGGTAAGTACCAATGCCGTAGCTATTCCTCTCGAAAAAGCTATTAATGGTGTGGCAGGAATGACTTCCATGTCTACTGTCAGTACCAATAATGGAAATACATTGATACAGATCTTTTTTAAAGTAGGTACAGATCCTGATATTGCTGCAGTAAACGTACAAAACCGTGTGACTACGGTATTGGATGAATTGCCTGAGGAAGTTATTAAAGCGGGTGTGACAACAGAAAAGGAAGTCAACAGTATGCTTATGTACCTCAATATCTTCAGCGAGGATAAAAATGCTGATGAAAGATTTATATATAACTTCACAGATATCAATATTTTAAAGGAGCTGAAGCGTATAGAAGGTGTAGGCTTTGCACAGATTATGGGGATGCGTGACTATGCCATGCGTATCTGGCTCAAACCTGATCGCCTGGCGGCTTATAACATCAGTACCGATGAAGTTATTCAGTCTTTACGCTCACAAAATATAGAAGCTGCTCCGGGACAGACAGGGATCGGATCTGACAAAGTAGTCAATATGCAGCAGTATGTACTGCGCTATACCGGAAAATTCACAGAAGCCTCCGAATATGAGAATATTCCGATCAGGGCGAATGCCGATGGTTCAGTACTTCGTATCAAAGATATTGCTACATTGGAATTCGGATCTCTGGATTACGAAATGGTTTCTAAAACAGACGGACGTCCTTCTGCATCCATTATGATGAAACAGCTCCCCGGTTCTAATGCTCAGGATGTTATCAATAATGTGAAGAAACGTATGGCCGAACTAAAGGAAAGCAGTTTTCCTCCAGGTATGACGTACACAATGGGATATGATGTTTCCAGATTTCTAGATGCTTCTATCAGCAGTGTTATAACAACTTTAATAGAAGCATTTCTGCTTGTTTTCCTGGTTGTATTTATTTTTCTTCAGGACTTCAGATCTACTCTTATACCTGCACTGGCAGTTCCGGTTTGTCTCATCGGAGCCTTATTCTTTATGCAGATGCTGGGATTCTCCATCAACCTCCTTACCCTGTTTGCACTGGTACTCGCAATTGGTATTGTTGTCGATAATGCGATCGTCGTTGTAGAGGCGGTATATGCCAAAATGGAAGATGATGAGACCCTGACCCCTCGTGAAGCCACATTTGCGGCTATGAAAGAAGTGGGATCAGCTATTATTGCGATTACACTCGTTATGTCTGCAGTATTTATACCTGTAGCATTTCTTTCCGGTCCTGTCGGTATATTCTACCGCCAGTTTTCATTGACACTGGCATCTGCTATCGTGATTTCAGGAATCAATGCCCTTACGCTAACACCCGCACTATGTGCCCTTATGCTCAAATCACCACACGGCAAAGAAAAGAAGAACAACCTTTTGAACCGTTTTTTCAATGGTTTTAATAAATGGTACAACAACACTTCCGGAAAGTATGCAGTCATTGTCCGCACCATTGCCAGCAGAAGAGTCATCACCACCGGACTACTCATTATATCATTTGTCGCTACCTGGGGAATGAACAGTATTCTTCCGGGAGGATTTATCCCGACAGAAGATCAGGGTATGATCTATGTCAATGTCACGACGCCTCCTGGAGCAACTGTCGATCGTACAGAAGCCGTCATGAATGAAATTGACCGGGTGAGCCGGGAGCTCAAACCTGTAGAAACAGTTTCTACATTATCGGGTTACAGCCTCGTGAATGAAGTCTCAGGCTCATCCTACGGAATGGGGATGATCAACCTGACCAGCTGGTCAGACCGGGAACAGAATGTATGGCAGATAATTGAAGAGCTCAAAACGAAAACAAAGCATATCAAGGATGCGGAAATTGAGTTCTTCCCTCCCCCTACAGTTCCGGGATTCGGAAATTCATCGGGTTTTGAACTTCGCGTACTGGATCGTTCCGGTAAAGATGATCTGACAGCGTTCTCAAAAGTATTGGAAACATTTATGGAGGATCTGAAGAATACACCTGAAGTAGGTAATGTATTCACATCTTTCGAAACCAATTTTCCTCAATATATGCTCCATATAGATTATGATCTGGCAGCAAAAAAAGGGATATCGGTCGAAAATTCTATGAACACCCTGCAGACTTTAATGGGAAGTTTCTACGCGACCAACTTTATTCGCTACGGACAAATGTATAAAGTAATGGTACAGGCGGATGCTATGTATCGCCAGAAGCCGGAAGATGTCCTCAAACTGTTTGTGAAAAATGATAAAGGAGAAATGGTTCCGTTTTCTGCTTTCATGCGTATGCAAAGAGTATACGGTCCTGAACAGATTACACGCTATAATATGTTTGCTTCAGCAATGCTGAATGGTGATCCTGCAGATGGGTACAGCTCGGGGCAAGTGATTAGTGCAATAGAACGTGTTGCCAAAGAAAAGCTACCCGCCGGTTATACTTTTGAGTGGTCAGGTATGACCAAAGAGCAGAAAGCTTCCGGCAATCAGGCTGTTTATATCTTTGGAATCTGTCTTCTGTTTGTATACTTGCTGTTATGTGCTCAATACGAAAGCTTCCTGTTACCGCTCCCAGTCTTGTTCTCCTTGCCTGCCGGAATCTTCGGTGCTTTTCTTTTCCTCAAGGTATTTGGTTTGGAGAACAATATTTATGCGCAGGTAGCATTAGTCATGCTCATCGGGTTGTTGGGTAAAAATGCTATTTTGATTATTGAATATGCGGTGATCAAACACAAGCAGGGACTCTCCGTTATAGAAGCGGCTATTGAAGCAGCTGTTATGCGTCTGCGTCCCATCTTGATGACTTCCTTTGCCTTTGCCGCTGGTCTGGTGCCGCTGGCGATGGCTTCGGGTGCCGGAGCCTTAGGTAACCGCTCTATCGGATTGGCAGCATTGGGTGGAATGCTTATCGGTACCATATTCGGAGTTCTGATCATTCCGGGTTTGTATGTATTGTTTAATACAGATGGCAAAAAAGACAGGAAAAAGACAAGTAGAAAAATAGTCGAACCTGTCGCCGGAATAATACTGATACTAGTCCTGTTCTCCGCCTGTAAAGTTCGCTCTGATGTAAGAGAAAGTTATATTCCTTCCAAAATACCAGTTGCGGATACAGCTGCAATAGACAGTGCCTTTATTCATAATTTACACTGGAATACATTTTTCAAAGATGAAAATCTGAGACAGCTTATCGATACAGCTCTGGTACGTAGTCCCGATCTTGGAGAGGCGCTGGAGCGTATCGAATTCAGCAAGACAAAATTACGCTTGCGTAAGGGAGAGCAACTGCCACAGGTAGATGCCGCTATCGAAGGAAGTTTAAGCCGCTTTGGCGACTACACGATAGATGGAACAGGTATATTTGATCAGAATCTGTCCGATAATATTTCCGGAAAGAAAGTAATTCCTAATCCTGTCCCCGATTATTTCATTGGTATACGTTCGGTATGGGAACTGGATATCTGGGGAAAATTGCGAAATCTTAAGAATGCAGCTCTACACGAATATTTAGCAAGCTATGAAGGTAGAAAGCTTGTTCAGTCCGAACTGGTAACTTCTATTGCAACACGATATTATGACCTGGTAGCTTTGGATGCCGAGCAAATTGCTATTCAGGAAAATATAAAACTTCAGTCCAAAAGTCTGGAGATTATGGAAGTCATGAAAAAGGCAGGCACGGCGAATTCACTCAGTGTCAGCCAATTTCAGGCAGCCTTATTACAAGCTAAAGCCCGGGAGAAAAAAGGTTTGCAACAAATACGGGAGATCGAAAATGAGATTAATTACCTGATCGGACGTTTTAACGGGGAGATTACCCGCACACCCCTGACCGCTCATGATAGTCCTGTATTTTCCAATATCAAACCAGAGCATGCCGATCAGTTACTGGCTTCAAGACCGGACATCAGACAGGCCGGATTACAGCTGATTGCTGCAGGCTTGGAAACAGACGCTGCCAAAGCTAATCTGTATCCGTCACTGGTACTTGCGCCTCAATTGGGACTCAACTCCTTCCGCATTGAAAAATTACTGTCGTCCTCGTCACTGGCTTACAGCCTGATCGGAGGGCTATCCGGCCCCATCCTGAACCGTACAACTCTGAATGCCACATATGATCAGTATAAGGCTAATTATGGAATTCAATTCTATCAATATGAAAAGACTGTTCTTAAAGCCTGGCAGGAACTTTACAGCCAACTGGAGGTGCAGGACTATGCACGCGAAAGGCAGGATATGCTTAGTAAACAGGTCGATGTACTGAATGAAGCAGCACAGGTATCAAATGATCTGTTTATAGCGGGTCGTGCAACTTATCTGGATATATTGAGCGCACAAAAGTCTGCGCTTGAAGCCAGTATAGACAAAATTGAGAGTCGAAAAGAAAATATACTTATTCAACTGAACATTTATAAAGCCCTCGGTGGAGGCTGGTAA
- a CDS encoding efflux RND transporter periplasmic adaptor subunit, which yields MKANFIRSLIFSSLAVALYSCQESQSSESTQDEISVIPTTTVIRLDTTITQDFVTDIQAVKNVELRSRLNGFLEKIYVDEGDFVRKGQILFTLNAEEFRTELAKANAMLNNAIADAKKASLEADQTRILLQKNIISKTEMDLAKAKLQAAESKIDEAKSLVQFAKTKLNQCSIRAPFDGNIDRILLREGSLLTEGSLLTTISDNKQVYAYFDITEQQFLTMAADSSSSNTFKTPVQLTLANGEIYPLPGIAELAETEFNNETGTISLRAKFSNPNKTLRHGASGNINFPIRMDNIIAVHQKAVFEIQDRTFVYTVGKDNTVKMTSFVPGPRIGHYYVVTSGLDQDQQVVYEGTQGLKDGSIIKPQLISEEQNKLAHNPQ from the coding sequence ATGAAAGCAAATTTCATCCGTTCCCTTATTTTTTCATCCTTAGCAGTTGCACTTTATTCCTGCCAGGAATCCCAATCATCTGAATCAACACAAGATGAAATCTCCGTTATTCCCACAACTACAGTCATCCGTCTGGACACCACCATTACACAGGATTTTGTAACGGATATACAAGCCGTCAAAAATGTAGAGTTGCGCTCCCGCCTGAATGGTTTTCTGGAAAAAATATATGTAGATGAAGGCGATTTTGTCCGAAAAGGTCAAATATTATTTACCCTTAACGCAGAAGAATTCCGTACGGAATTAGCCAAGGCTAATGCGATGCTCAATAACGCTATTGCTGATGCTAAAAAAGCAAGTCTCGAAGCGGATCAGACGCGTATCTTACTGCAAAAAAATATTATTTCCAAAACGGAAATGGATCTTGCAAAAGCTAAACTACAGGCTGCTGAATCTAAAATAGATGAGGCTAAATCTCTCGTTCAATTTGCCAAAACAAAACTTAATCAATGTTCGATCCGTGCACCTTTTGATGGTAATATAGACCGTATATTACTAAGAGAGGGCTCGCTGTTGACAGAAGGCTCTCTTCTGACAACCATCTCAGACAATAAGCAGGTATATGCCTATTTTGACATCACAGAGCAGCAGTTCCTGACTATGGCAGCAGACTCCAGCAGCAGCAATACGTTCAAAACACCTGTTCAGCTTACCTTAGCGAATGGTGAAATCTATCCTTTACCAGGAATAGCAGAACTTGCTGAAACAGAATTCAATAATGAAACCGGAACGATTTCGTTACGTGCAAAATTTTCAAACCCCAATAAGACGCTTCGTCATGGGGCATCCGGAAATATCAACTTCCCTATCCGGATGGATAATATAATAGCCGTTCACCAAAAGGCTGTATTTGAAATTCAGGACCGCACTTTTGTGTACACCGTAGGTAAGGACAATACCGTCAAGATGACTTCCTTTGTTCCTGGTCCGCGTATCGGACATTACTATGTCGTCACTTCCGGCTTAGATCAGGATCAGCAGGTGGTATATGAAGGTACACAAGGCCTCAAAGACGGCAGTATCATCAAACCACAACTGATCTCCGAAGAACAAAACAAATTAGCTCATAACCCTCAATAA
- a CDS encoding DMT family transporter, with protein sequence MKSYLFLLLAIVFEIIATTFLKKSEQFTQLKPSIITILGYLAAFYFLSMTLRTIPVGIAYAIWSGVGIVLISIVGIVLFRQTPDLPAVIGLTLIIAGVIVINVFSKMSAH encoded by the coding sequence ATGAAGAGTTACCTGTTTTTGCTGCTGGCTATTGTTTTTGAGATTATAGCGACTACTTTTCTTAAGAAATCGGAGCAATTTACCCAGCTCAAACCGTCTATTATAACTATACTGGGATATCTGGCTGCCTTTTACTTTTTAAGTATGACCCTGCGTACCATTCCTGTAGGTATTGCCTATGCCATATGGTCCGGTGTAGGTATTGTGCTGATCAGTATTGTAGGCATAGTTCTTTTCAGGCAGACTCCTGATCTCCCTGCCGTCATCGGATTGACCTTGATTATAGCTGGGGTTATCGTCATTAACGTATTCTCTAAAATGTCAGCACATTAA
- a CDS encoding GNAT family N-acetyltransferase, translated as MYIRPAQPSDLAVPVLMLLAMEDIIYKFIGSRDQQQAIEFLTGFFQDTDNQYSYTNTFVAIDENDKIAGSVTAYDGDRLDELRAPVLAAVTQHYKQQIDFEKETLGGELYLDTVAVAPDQQGKGVGSALIRYIIDYAKEQQFDKVGLLVDLSNPNAQRLYERIGFQLGDKRPFIGGDYYHMFYPVK; from the coding sequence ATGTACATCAGACCCGCTCAACCATCAGACTTAGCCGTTCCGGTTCTTATGCTTTTAGCAATGGAAGATATTATTTATAAATTTATCGGAAGCCGCGATCAGCAACAAGCAATTGAATTTCTTACCGGATTCTTTCAGGATACCGATAATCAATATAGTTATACCAATACATTCGTTGCTATAGATGAAAATGATAAAATAGCAGGATCTGTCACGGCCTATGACGGAGACAGACTGGACGAACTCCGTGCGCCTGTGCTGGCTGCAGTAACTCAGCACTACAAGCAACAAATTGATTTTGAAAAGGAAACTCTGGGAGGCGAACTCTATCTAGATACAGTAGCTGTAGCTCCTGATCAGCAGGGAAAGGGCGTCGGTAGCGCACTGATCAGATACATTATAGACTATGCTAAAGAACAGCAGTTTGATAAGGTAGGTTTATTAGTCGATCTGTCTAATCCTAATGCACAACGCTTGTACGAAAGAATAGGATTTCAGTTGGGCGACAAAAGACCTTTTATCGGTGGAGATTATTATCATATGTTCTACCCTGTTAAATAG
- a CDS encoding pirin family protein produces the protein MSTRTIETVIAPQGAHFVGDGFRVHNFIPGIAPLSMQRMSPFLLLDYNAPYIFPPSDKIKGVGVHPHKGFETVTIAYKGRVAHHDSSGGGGVIDAGDVQWMTAASGILHKEYHEESFSKSGGEFQMVQLWVNLPATDKKTNPKYQAITNADMKRVPLNNEGSYVEVIAGTYEGHDGPATTFTPVNLMNAHLKKDGKAHFSFPSHYNTAVLIIEGTVTVNGAAVDTDNFVLFKNNGEEFDVEAKEDAIVLVLSGQPIEEPIFAHGPFVMNTREEIMEAFDDYNKGKFGYLED, from the coding sequence ATGAGTACAAGAACAATAGAAACGGTGATAGCCCCTCAGGGAGCACACTTTGTAGGAGACGGATTTCGGGTGCACAACTTCATTCCGGGGATTGCTCCGCTAAGCATGCAACGCATGAGTCCTTTTCTTCTTCTGGATTACAATGCACCTTATATATTTCCACCATCTGATAAAATTAAAGGCGTCGGTGTGCATCCGCACAAAGGATTTGAAACCGTGACTATTGCCTATAAAGGTCGCGTAGCGCATCACGACAGCAGTGGCGGCGGCGGTGTCATTGACGCAGGAGATGTACAGTGGATGACAGCTGCATCGGGTATATTGCACAAGGAGTATCATGAAGAGTCGTTCAGTAAAAGTGGAGGAGAATTTCAGATGGTACAACTGTGGGTCAATCTGCCGGCAACGGACAAAAAAACCAATCCGAAGTATCAGGCAATTACAAATGCGGATATGAAACGTGTTCCCTTAAACAATGAAGGAAGCTATGTGGAAGTGATTGCAGGAACATATGAAGGTCATGACGGACCAGCCACGACATTCACTCCGGTGAATCTGATGAATGCTCATCTTAAAAAAGATGGAAAAGCACATTTTTCATTCCCGTCACATTACAATACAGCAGTATTGATTATCGAGGGTACCGTTACTGTAAATGGTGCAGCGGTAGACACCGATAATTTTGTACTCTTCAAAAACAATGGTGAAGAATTTGATGTTGAAGCTAAAGAAGATGCTATAGTGTTGGTGCTGAGCGGTCAGCCTATCGAAGAACCCATATTTGCACACGGACCATTTGTTATGAATACACGTGAAGAGATTAT